In the Solanum pennellii chromosome 5, SPENNV200 genome, one interval contains:
- the LOC107019830 gene encoding uncharacterized protein LOC107019830: MSTTIWSSMLPQWRYCNKNLHYWILPPSKTKLSFFYLPILSSFTNNDDSVSPIKQNQAMYDPSEELFGLDADLQPRKVISSASSPRSWFGPNGQYIRELPCPSCRGRGYTSCTECGIERSNLDCSLCNGKGMITCHQCGGDCVIWEESIDERPWEKARSSSPLKVKEDDEVDDLDIKLDAKRKTKRVYQSPNTEVNLKISRSLKSLNAKTGLFSKRMKIIHGDPMLHAQRVAAIKKAKGTPAARKRASESMKSYFRDPDNRRKRSISMKGVKFYCRNCGQEGHRSNYCPQIRDNTDRHYRCGLCGTKGHNRRTCLKLSLIVPKKTVKVNHHCSKCQRSGHNRRTCHQKNEFDTKVVATIKTRVKRTYSCSVCLGKGHNARTCLHKSNSKSR; the protein is encoded by the exons ATGTCAACAACAATATGGTCATCAATGTTGCCTCAATGGAGATATTGTAACAAGAATTTGCATTATTGGATATTACCACCTTCAAAAACTAAACTTAGCTTCTTTTATTTAcctattttatcttctttcacTAATAATGATGATTCTGTATCACCCATCAAACAAAATCAG GCTATGTATGACCCTTCAGAGGAGCTTTTTGGACTTGATGCTGATTTGCAGCCAAG GAAGGTCATTTCTAGTGCATCGAGTCCGAGATCATGGTTTGGCCCAAATGGCCAGTATATAAGAGAATTACCTTGTCCAAGCTGCAGAGGAAGGGGATACACTTCATGTACTGAATGTGGAATCGAGAGATCCAACTTAGATTGTTCGTTGTGTAACGGAAAG GGTATGATAACTTGTCATCAGTGTGGTGGAGATTGTGTCATTTGGGAAGAGTCTATCGATGAACGGCCTTGGGAGAAAGCTCGATCAAG TTCACCTTTAAAAGTAAAAGAAGACGATGAAGTGGACGACTTAGACATAAAGCTTGACGCGAAGAGAAAAACCAAGCGTGTCTACCAATCTCCCAACACAGAAGTCAATTTGAAGATCAGCAGATCACTAAAA AGCCTAAATGCCAAAACTGGATTATTTAGTAAAAGGATGAAGATTATCCATGGCGATCCGATGCTCCATGCACAAAGAGTAGCTGCTATTAAG AAAGCAAAGGGGACACCTGCCGCTAGGAAACGTGCCTCAGAATCCATGAAAAGTTACTTCCGTGATCCAGATAACCGCCGCAAGAGAAGCATATCCATGAAAG GGGTGAAATTTTACTGTAGAAATTGTGGACAGGAAGGACATAGGAGTAACTACTGTCCACAAATTCGAGACAATACGGATAGACATTATAGATGTGGATTATGTGGAACAAAGGGTCATAACAGAAGAACTTGCTTAAAGTTGAGCTTAATTGTACCGAAAAAGACAGTTAAGGTTAATCATCATTGCAGCAAGTGTCAAAGAAGTGGCCATAACAGAAGAACATGCCACCAAAAGAATGAATTCGACACTAAAGTTGTTGCAACAATCAAGACTCGAGTAAAGAGAACTTATAGCTGCAGCGTGTGCTTAGGAAAAGGACACAACGCCAGGACATGTCTTCATAAAAGCAACTCCAAAAGCAGATAG